CATACGAAGGAGCAAATTATCGGTATAAAAGTGCGGGACAGTTTGAACGGTGAGGCCGCCGAAATTTATGGTGGGATTGTCGTAAACGCTTCAGGGCCCTGGGTTGATAAAGTTTTAAACCTCAATCATCTTACATCTTCTCAAAAGATGGGCGGGACAAAAGGCAGCCATATTTTGCTGCCGAAATTTTCGAAAGGCCCCAGGCACGCAATTTATTGTCCGGCGCAGCAAGATGGCCGGCCTTTTTTTATTATCCCGTGGCGTGATTATTACTGGGTGGGCACAACCGATATTCGTTACAAAGGTGATTTTGATCGGGTGCACGCAACTCCGAAGGAAATTGAATATCTGCTGCGCGAAGTAAACTTTGTTTTTCCGCAAGCACAGATGACCGGGGAGGATGTTCTCTACAGTTTGGCCGGCATTCGGCCCCTTCCTTTGACTCAAAGTGAAACGGAAGAAGCGGAAATTACTCGAAGCCATATTATTTTCGACCATGAGGATGAAGATTTAGATGGACTTCTTTCAATAATTGGCGGCAAACTGACAACTTATCGAAATTTAGCCGAGCAGACGGTGGATATTATTTTCGAGAAATTACGGCTGCCTTCTCCGGCTTGCCGAACCCGCCACTCACCGCTTTGGGGAGGCGGCATGAAAAGCATCGACCGCTTTGTCAGTTACAATTCAAAAAAATACTGCCTCAAATATGGATTGACTTCTGAGCAAGTCGTTTATTTGATTTCAATTTATGGCACAAAGGTAAAGGAAGTTTTACAGCTTATCGATTCTGAGCCAAAACTCAAAGATAGAATTTGCAAACACAACCCGGACATTAAAGCACAGATTATTTTTTCTCTGCAAAACGAGCTTCCGCGTACTTTGGCTGACATTTACATTCGCCGGGCCAGTATTGGCACCAGTGCGTGCCGTGGCTTGGATTGTGCAAAAGAGGGGGCAAAAGTTATGGGCAAATTCTTGGGCTGGCGGCGTAAAAAAATCAAGCAGGAAGTGAAGGATTATGAGCGAAGAGTCGAGGAGCTTTACGGGCGTTGGTAGTGGCTGTTAATCAAACGTATCAAATAAATCGCCCTGGTTTACGTTCTTTGTCTCAGAGGTCCTCTGCCGGATCAGATTTTCTAAAACTTCCAAGCAGACTTTGGCTCTGCTGGCTGACATGACAATCCGAAAATCGTTTTCCACTGTTACAGAGAATTTTTCGAAGTCGGTTAAGCATTCGGTTAATTCCGCATGAGATTTTTCACTCAATTGGTTTTCCCAAAATTCTCTCTTGCAATACGGATCTTGAAATATGCCGTTTGAGTTCATGTCACTATACTCCAATAAGGGTTAAAAATGTTCACCATTCAATATAGTGAAATCATGTTCACCTGTCAAGCGTTTTTTTGAAATTTTTTTCTTGTACTTTTAAAATTTTGTAAAGGCTTCCTCTGGAAACAGATATCGTCAAACGCTTTTTTACCGGCACTGGCACATCCTATGATTGGATAGTGAATCTCTTCACTTATGGCGCCGACCGCTATTGGAAGAAGAAACTTCTTGCAAAAGTGCCAAAATCGCGAAAGATACTGGACCTTGCTTGCGGCACTGGAATTGTCGCCTTTAAATTAGCGAAAATGAATCCGTGCTGCAAAATTGTCGGTGTC
The candidate division KSB1 bacterium DNA segment above includes these coding regions:
- the glpD gene encoding glycerol-3-phosphate dehydrogenase — encoded protein: MKEYDVIIIGGGINGAGIARDAAERGLSVYLAEKNDFAFGTTFRSTKLIHGGLRYLEHYEIGLVRESLRERERLLSQAPHLVKPIKFVIPIFEDNKYGYGKVKLGLIAYDMLSYDKSLKNHKSYSCDELHDLEPNIRTKNCRGGFVYYDCQVTYPERLCLENILLAKAAGANICNYTEVIKLIHTKEQIIGIKVRDSLNGEAAEIYGGIVVNASGPWVDKVLNLNHLTSSQKMGGTKGSHILLPKFSKGPRHAIYCPAQQDGRPFFIIPWRDYYWVGTTDIRYKGDFDRVHATPKEIEYLLREVNFVFPQAQMTGEDVLYSLAGIRPLPLTQSETEEAEITRSHIIFDHEDEDLDGLLSIIGGKLTTYRNLAEQTVDIIFEKLRLPSPACRTRHSPLWGGGMKSIDRFVSYNSKKYCLKYGLTSEQVVYLISIYGTKVKEVLQLIDSEPKLKDRICKHNPDIKAQIIFSLQNELPRTLADIYIRRASIGTSACRGLDCAKEGAKVMGKFLGWRRKKIKQEVKDYERRVEELYGRW